A stretch of DNA from Anopheles nili chromosome 2, idAnoNiliSN_F5_01, whole genome shotgun sequence:
CACACTGCAGGGGTTGGGGCGAGTGACATGAATAAACCTCCTCTAGGGCGTGATCGGATAGAAAAGCCTTGTAACCGTGAGTCTAAAAGGTTCGTTCTAGCAAGTAAAATCTGCTTACATGAAATCATTCCAAGTGTTCTCGCAGTACGCGTCGTGGTAGCAAGGTTCACTCCGACACAGATCGTCCGTTACGACGCCTTCCAGCACCGAGTTCCGGTCGATGCTGACCTCACCGAACGGAGCTGGCAGCTCAAGGCCCTCGGTGCCGTCCCCGAGCGGGTACAGCTCGACGATCATGGCATGTGATCCATTCGACACCTGCACATCTTGTATGATGCCCTTGAAGTACTGCTTCTCCGAGTCGTCCTTGTACAGGCTGTTGATCCAATCGGCGTTTGGTGGCGGACCGCCGAGGTACAGAACTTGCGCATTCAGCTGCCCCGAGGTCGAGAGCGTCTTACGGAAGTACTCCGTCCCGTTCAGCTTCACCTGAATCAGCGTCGAGTTGCGGATCACCTCGATCAGATGCAGATAGCCGTTGTCGAGCTTGTTCCCACCGACCGTATAACCCTCGGGTGTGTCGTTAAAGATCATGCGCACCAACAGCTCGCCCTTAGACAGGAACGCGGCCACGTACGAATCATCTCCCGGCGATTGGTTGGCGTTGGTGTTCTGGTTGTCCGGATCCGAACCGAGGTAGAACACCTGCCCGGAAGCTTTGCGCGTGCGGATGAACATGGAAATGTCCAGCACGGAGCGGATCGCACGCCGGGCCACATCACTAACCGTCACTTTGACCGCGGAATTGGTGGTGTTCTCGTGTCCGAACGTGGCCGCCGTGATGTTGTACTTGCAGGTGTGACCCAGATGCGGTCGCTGGCAACTGCACGCGAACGTATGCCACAGATCGGTACAGTGGCCATTCGAGTGGCACGGATTTGGGTCACACTGGGGCGTTCGCGGACACCCAGTGTCGATGTTGTGCAGCGTGGTGAATTCCTGCTCCTGACCCGGTAACACCCACTGCCCGTTGATGACGACATCCTCCATGCACCCGACGAAACTCGATGCCCGTGCGATGTGCTTTAGGTAGGGTTGTGCCAGTGACGGGATCGTTCCGCCAAGGTACGTTATCGGGAAGGACGTGTTGCTACCGTTCGTGCCCTCGTACGAGTTGATCGGATAGATCGTCTGCTCATCGTTTGCCGACAACACGAGATGTGAGGAGTTGATCGCCACAAACACCTTCTGCCATTTGCTGTTGTTAAGCTCGGATCCGATGAACACGCCGTCCCAACGGTTGAGCAGTGCGGAGTGCAGATTCAGCCGACCATTGTTCAGCACCAGGATGTACGAGGTCGCCCCATTTCCGAACGCAAGGATCCCGTTCGGAAGCGTCGTCTTAAAGCTCAGATAGATGTCATATCCCTCGTCACGTGTCGTATTCACCACGAGCAAGCTGCTGGCCACGAGTGACATCGTCGTGACGGTATCACACGTTTTCCCCTGAAAGCCCTGGTGACAGGAGCAGTTGAACTTATGCTGCGTTTCATTCTCCAGGGACGGCACACAAGTACCCCCGTTCAGACACGGTTCCTTGACGCATCCCGTCAGCTGGACGGAGCAGTTCTTGCCACCCCACAACCCGTCACAATCGCACACGTAGTTGTTTCGCCCATCCATGCACGTGCCGTGAACGCACGGCCGATATTTAAGACATTCGTCGATGTCCGTCTCACAGTGTGACCCCTCGAAGCCCGGATCACACTCGCACGTGTAGTTCCCAACGCCATCCACGCACGCACCATTCCGGCACGGATTGCTCTCGCACTCGTTCACGTTCGTCTCGCAGTTCGTACCCATCGTGCCGGGGACACAGATGCACTCATATCCGGCCGCGATCGCGTACGAAAACGGTTGTGCGAAATGGACCGGCAGCAAACCCTTAGATCCGGCCGCAACCAGCGGTTGGTAGAGGCTGTAGTTCGAGCGCTGTAGACAAGTGCCACCGTACAGACACGGGATGGTTTCACACTCGTCGATGTCCTCCTCGCAGTTCTTGCCCGTGTAACCCGGGAAGCAGTTGCACTGGTAATCGTTGATCTTGTCCACACATTCCGCCCCATTTGTGCACGGGTTTGATTCGCACTCGTTGATGTTCGTCTGACAGTAGATGCCTGAGTATCCGGTGGCGTTGCAGTCACACTGGAACCCGCCCAGCTGATCGATACACCGGCCTCCATTCTGGCATGGTTGACTCTGTGGGGAACCGAGAGATTAGTCGTCATTGCATGATGCATCCGCTTCCGTACGCGTTATCCTTACCTCACAATCGTCAATGTCGATCTCGCACAAACGTCCCGTCATGCCGGGGACGCACATGCACGTGAAATTAGCCACCAGATCGATACAACTCGAACCCTTCGAGCAGGGGTTGTTCTCGCACTCGTTAATATCGATGCTACAGTCCTTCCCGGTGAATCCGGCCGGGCAGATGCACTCGTAATCGTTCTGCTTGTTCTGACACTCGGCGTTATGCTTGCACGGATGGCTTAGACACTCGTCCACATCAAGATCGCAGTTCAACCCGGTGTAACCGGGCGTACAAAAGCACCGGAACGATCCGGGCGTGTTCTGGCAGATTCCATTTCCACAGATACCGTCCTTCTTGCACTCGTCGATGTCGTTTTCGCACCGTTTGCCCTCGAACCCGGACGTACACTGGCAACCGTATCCTTGGCCCTGCAGATAACACGAACCATTATGCAGACACGGTGACGACGCACACGGATTGTCACAGTTCATGTTGTCCGGGCACTGGCACTtgccaccgatgcaccggaaTGGTTCAGCGCAGCTCGCAGGATTGCATACTCCACCGCCGGTTGAGACTTGCTCACATCGTGATCCTTCAAACCCGGGTGGACAGAGACAGGTCGATCCGTTCGGGGCACAACTTCCCCCATTGAGGCAGTTACACTCCGAGTCGGAGTACGGCAGTGCGATTGGGGATTCGCAACGAGTTCCTGTCGTAGGGCGGAAAGAATCACGTGTTAGTGAGTGGTGTTATCATGCAAGGAATCGGCAACCTGCCAACCACCCAACTACTGCTGAGGTGTGGAACCGCACAGGAAGATCCTGCGACCGGAAGCGAACCCACAGCAGTAGAATTGGAGGGCTGACAGCTATAGCACCTACGGAACGGTGAGCTACACAACTACGTGAAATCTTAATCGTAAGCCAACCTGTGAATCCGCTAGCACAAAGACAGGTTAAATTTTGACCGAAACCGGCGCCCCCGGCCGGGACGCAGCTGGCGCCATTGAGGCATTGGCTTGCGCATGCATTTGAGAGAGCCTGGGATTTCTGTGCACTTGTGCCGGCGGCATTAGcggtggcgatgatggtcgcgATCGTGGCGGCCGTCATTTGCTCTACGCAAAGTCCTACCAAGCCTACAACGAGCCGAAAGTGGGGGATGGTGGGGGGAGGAACAGAagggtggcgtgtgtgtgtgtgtgggtgtgtgtgtgtgagagagggagagaagaGGGTGTTTGTAGATGAATTTTGAACGTTTAACGTGCAGCTGCGTTTACTAGCGATGCGATTGCCCTCATGTGCAACGTGCTGAAGGATTTGCCACGTCAGGACGACGCGGTGGATGATCCTGGCGTTAGGCACTTCGGGCCACTACACCCAGCCCCCGTCAAACCTACCTGTGGTGCCTGGTTTACAAACGCAGCGTCCCGCGATACACTCGGAATCGGAGGGACACTGACCACAGCCCGGTTCCAGTTCACACAACGATCCACCATACCCGGGGATGCAACGGCACTTAAAGCCCTCTCGGGTGTCAATGCACGTGCCACCATTTTGACACGGTTGTGATTTACATTCGTTCACACCCAGCTGGCAGGTGGGTCCGGTAAACCCGGTCGGACAATCGCACAGAAACGAACCGTACGTATCGAAGCAGGTGCCTCCATTTTGACATGGAACATTCAAACACTCGTCGATGTTGTTCTGGCAGAGTGTGCCACCGTATCCGGTGCCCTTGCAGTCACATGTGAACGCATCCACACCGTCGATGCAGCGGCCTCCGTTAAGGCACACGTTCGATTTACAATCGTCCCAGTTGATCTCGCACCGTGCTCCGATGAATCCCTTCAGGCAGTCACACTCGACGGTGTTGGTGACAATCGCAACCCGGCATGTGCCATTGTTCACGCACGGATTCTTCTCACACAGGGGATGTACGCTTAGCTCGGTTTCGCACACGGTTCCGGTGTATCCGGgggcacacgtacaccggTAGTCACCCTTGCTGTCCTCGGAACAAGAACCACCGTGTTGGCACGGGTACGACTGACACGGTGGACCCATGTCGATCTCACAATTTTTGCCCTTAAACCGAGCCGTACAGTGACATTCGTAGGAATCGGATCGTGAAATGCACGTCCCATGCTGCATGCAAGGATCGTGCGAACAGTAATCAACAGGGACACCACCCTCAAGGATGTCGTGGTCCGTGCAAGGTCCTGCTGCTAGTGGACAGGGTCCAAATACGACGGCTTCCGCGTTCATTGCGCTTGCGTTGAACACCAAACCGGGTCCGTGTAGCAGACATCCTGCGTACTGCTTGCCAAGGATCAGCACGGCCGCTTCGTTCTTGATCTCCGCGTCAAGGATCAGCTGCGCGTTGTGGCTTTGGTTTGCGATGGGGGTCGATTGCTTGTCGATCACGCAGTAAAGCGTACCGGCCTGGTAGACGAACTCGAGCGTGTGCCATTTGTTGTCCAGTAGTCGGCCAGCGACGCGTGCTTCGATTTGAGGTTGAGCCGGTGTTGATAGGACGATCGATACCCAGTCCGGTAGGACGGACACCAGCAGGGCGTGACCTGAGTAACGCTGGGAGAGGATCTCTCCGCCTGTGAAGGAGAAAAGAAGGAGACGCGTTGGTTAGTGATGGCGAGTGATCTTGCGACCTAAATGGGGCTTTACAGGATTCGTCAGTTCTCGCAGCAGACCTGTAGGAGGTATTGTATGGAAATGCGAAATGGCGCACTGCAACTGACCTACTAATGGGCTAAGGAGGACTACTCGTTAGATCCGAAACAATCCCAAAACCTCGATCGTCACGGAACATTACCATTTGGCTTAGATACCATTTCCGCGGCGTGATGCGAAGGTTTGAATGGAACCGAGTGGCGAGTTGTTTTCTGAAAATTGGACCACATTTCGAGGAGAAGCGAGCGTGTCCCCAATGCACCCGCGAACGCGGAGCGGTGAAGGTAAAGTAGGATACTTTACGACCCCGGTGTAAGGCCAATCCACCCTCCCTTTACGGGAGGTAGCTCTCAAGGCGACTAGAAAAGCAGAAAGTAACGCAAACGGTGCAACCTGGAAGATCGGATCGGGATGGAGGTTGATCGTGAATGTGGCTCACCTCCGCTTGGCGATGGAAGAAGTTTATGGCACGCGATAAACACTCCCCCCGATGGCGTTGTTcgaggagagcgagagacagtGAAAGATTTTGATGCCATTGCGATGCGATGCCAGCGGCAATGTTTATGAATTTATGATCCGTACGAAAATGTACATAATGCCAAACGGGCATGCTTGCTtgtgaaagcgaacgaaaaacgccCTCAACTTAAAAGCCTCCGTGTCTCGTTCGCATAATTAAAGATGCAATCACTTACAGTCTGTACGTTTGATCGAACGGTATTGTAAGAAGATGAGCAAGTCATGATCTAAAGGTAGCTTACAACTGGTTTGGTGGCCATTTAATTGCCCATTGACCAGCACGATTAAGGAAGTACGCTTCACCGTCTGTTTGGAGGCTGACATTTGCCCGACATTTGACAGGAAGTTATTAACCCGTCCCCATCACCAACTGACACAGTTTCAAGCGGAAACCTAATTTGTCACCCACACACCCCCATCTGCTAGCCCTCCGGAAGAGGAACTACGCTACACCACGGAGTTCGCACGTAGTCTGCATCGCTCACAACAACCCAACCACAAAATAAACCTAAAAAGTCCATTTTCAACGACAGCGAGTGCGAGCCCGAGTGGTCAGCATTTGTCAGACCGACTCGGCGATGTCACTGGAATTATTTGTCATGGAGGGGGGGGTTTTAATGAACCGTTAAGCACCCGTCCGCAACACTGCCGGATGGTTGCACACCGGAAACAGCATGGCGGTTGTtcataacctcaaaaacaCCGCTGTCAGGCGCGTGTCGCGTCCTCCACAAACTGTCACATCGTccaaaaaacataaaagaaacTAAGTTTGTGCCCTCGTTTGCGTTTGACCTTCTGCGAGCGAGCTAACGGGTTGACGCCGTAAAGGAGGTGTCGATTATGACGACACGGGAAATCTGGATTATGAAGTGGCCCGATgcaccgggaaccggaacACGAGCGGCTCTTTCAGCATGTTATGTTGTGCCTCTTGCAGAACCTTAAAGGGGCTGAATTCGCGCGATCACACGCACTTTTAGGTGGCGGAGAGCGTGACAAACACCATGCTTGCTGCCGGTTTCGGAGGGCCCACTTCCTTCGGCACAATTCCAGCTCCCCGGTGTGGCCTATTTTGTACGCCTTCTTAAACGtacgtactgctgctggttgggCACAAAGTTAATGCGCTGACTATGCCCGGTTCCGACCGAAAATCCGGTTTCCCAGCTGGCCACCGTGAGATGGTACGAGAATGGGCCGAAGGAAACGCCTGCTCGTAGAGGTCGCATGAGTCAACGCGAGTCCAACACGCAACTACCGGGAATGCTTCGACACACGATCGCGCTGGTTCACGTGGCTTGGCTTGGCTTTAAGCATCGCAGTTGGGGTTAATTTGGCACATGGAAGGGAACGACCAAGAGCCAAGCCGAGTTTGTGTGGCGTTTGTGGCTGCTCTGTGGTATGTACATGCGCAGCCTGATTGGTGTACTAATTTCGTGCACAATCGCGCGTATGGCGCAACGCCGAGCACCACCCTTCGGTGCAGCTTTTGCAGCTTTTGTTGCAATTCCGTTAGGGGTGGAAGACGGCCGCCTGCCTGGTCTATGACTCAACCCGTCGATGGTTCACGTTCCAGCGGTCTGCGTAGGGGTGTAAGATTAACTATATTCTTCGGAGGTGTCTCAACATTTGCGTGTGCGCTTGAAGTACACATTTGCCGAGTGTACGAAATTACGGTTTGCTTATGTCACCCGCCGTTGGATTACATTGGACGAAAGTTCACTCGCATGCTTGGGAAACTCGTACGTTCGCATCAACATAAGTATTTGGTGAAGACGGCCAGATATATTGCACCTTTTGAACCAGCTATAGCTGTGTAGCTAGATACCGCGAGTGAAAAAAGATCACGATAAGAATCAGCTGCAGCTGCGTCCTAACACGCGAGCCATCAAACGGAACACGACTGCCTTCCAAACTCAAACAACAGCTTCTTAAGTGTGAAAATTCATATCAATCGCCGTCAAAAATTGCACCcctgcatgtttttttgttgttggacGCACAATGCGGCTCTCTTCGCGCCTGGGAGAATATCAGGCGGCCTTTAATTTCCTAATAAGCACGTTGTCCAGAAAGCTGCTCGAGATGCAGCTTTCATCATTATGCATGACGCCATGTACCTCGCGCGCGGCATGATGATTAGTGGCGTGGGGTGCGGCTGCTGGTGTAAGAGAAATTCGGGCTCCCTTTTTATTCATCATAGGGCTCGGCTCTTGGGCGTTGGAGGAAACTGACGTGAAATTgataacgaacaaaaaaaaacaacagaaacaaacgATCGCTTTTTGTCCGTTTGCTTCATGCGTTCATAGTGAAACGAAGGTGTTTGTGAGCTGCCCGAGAAGTAAAAGGGGGTGTTTCCAACGCACTAAGAAAGACCCAGCTTTTCCGGTCTATTAAGTATCACAACACGTTTCTAACACCGAACCATTTCATTGTTAGCGGGAAACCAACAAAACGCCGGaatgcgtttatttttaggGTTTAGCTGAAAACTGAAAAAGTGAAATGTGTGACTATTTTGCCGGTGGGAACGACGATCTACTGAAATTCCATTTCCCATACGCCATTGGGGGCATTTTTTCACCCCTTCATGGGTTGCATTTAGTGACGGTATTCAAATATCGCACGATACCGGCAGGCAATTCCTCAACAACAAAGACGTTCCGATAGGGCGGGCGCTCGTGGGCATGAAAATCGTGCGAAAAATAGTGCCCATTTGAAGGAATCTAATACCTTCTGCAACATACCGACGCCGACGATGGTATTTCAATTGTTTCGTACCAATGAATGGATACATTAAAATGTCTCCGAAACCGTTCTGTGGGAAAGCGGGCCGTAAATCGCGGACATATCGCACACTTTGGCGCTGCTTTCGGGGAATAACCCCACTAAATCCCGTCGTTCCTGTTAAGTTATCCTCACCATTCGCATCAAATTATCATTAATAGCCATTCTGCCATTCTCGGGCATGAGttaggagcttttttttcagcattaATATACTCCATTCTAGCGTTCCAATCCAGGCGGGGGTATTTTCGTCTCGCAAGGAGTTTCATTGCGTTCTCTATCGCGAAATTAAACCGCTTCGTGGTTGAAGCGCTTTATTTATGATGGCAGCTTACGAGTGTGCCTCGATTACGGCTACCGTTACTAACCACCCCGGCATTGCATCACTTCCCAGCCGATGTGGCGCtcattggcaaaaaaaaacggggcaaaaAATAGAGGGTAGATCCTCGACTCACCCTCACTGATCGCGGGGTGCGCATCAAAGCGGTGCGATTGTCCGTTCAGCGACATGAACGAGCGCACACAGCACCACACCAAACCGTGGCCATCCTTTCGGTTCAATTTTATTATAGTTTTTCATTACCTCGCTCCACCCActctggtgggtgggttgtagGTTCGCCATTCGATTTGCGGTCAGCTGTGGGGTTTTGATGGTGTTACGGTTCGTTTTCCTACGTTACCTGAAGCGTAACGAACGCTGCCATCAACTGACCgtggatggagcaaaaatgaTGAAAGCGATCAGCTTGCTCTGGGTGTTCTAGTAGGAACAGACCACCATTTTCTAGCTACTAACAACACACTCGGTGGGCTAGCTATGGAGGCCTTTTGAAAAATGGTCTCTCATGCCTCCCAGTGCCCTTCGCGTGGGTGGTAAACCCACTCTTTCCCATGATCTTTCCGGTGCCACTCTAAAGCTAGCTCTCTTCCgttacacaaacaaacgcacgcgtCTTGAAACCGATTGTCTTtgtgtgtggttggttttgttctCCGCGTTCATTCTGCACGGTCGTGATATGcggatgggaaggaaaaaccttcAACCAACTCCTGCCCCCTTCGTTCACCTCTACAACTGAATTGACGAACTTACCTCGGCACGATTTGAAGCTGATCGCCGAATAGCTCCAAAGGGTCATTGGCGTTTTTAACCTCAGGTAGGCAGATCCATTGAAGTAGGCTTCCTTTTCCGTCTGTATCGCCGTCACGGTCGGTGCCGAGCATTGAAGGATCActgtggaaaaatgaaaaacgaatcGTTATCAAACAAAGCCGCGAGGGGGAAAAAGGAACGTTAAATTAAAGCAATCTATTTGGCATGCAATGTTTTATGGATTCGGTAGCGATGAGCTAACGAGCGGgaatttttcccattcccgtttttcatttttcagttTCAGCTTTTGCGCAAAAGCTCCGGCTCTTAGTTCGGAGCAAATGGGTACGTCGAAGACCCGGAGGAGACCCTTGTTTAGAGGCACGCCATTGCTGGGGGATCAATTTCATTCTATTTGCGATTTGGTTTTCATCCGCgagaaattgatttaatgGTTTTTGGCCTCTGAAATGCATACATAATTGGCGGCAACTTTTAACGGACTGCtgatttaattgaataatttacattttttatagTTTAGCAATAGCTTTTGAAATGAGCTAGCCTAATCCAATGATAAATGAAAGAACTCAACTCGATAACAGTTTCGTGGGCTATTCATATATTTTTAGTTGAATGTCAATGATCAAATCAAATGTTTAAATTTCAAGCCCTCAGATATTTTTGCAGCGGCTACATACTCTGTGATAAATAGTTATCCACAATCATTCCACAATTGTCGTTCAGAAGTTTGATCATGACTGAATTCATTCGTAATATTGCGTCTTCGAACAAATGAACATGTAAACCTCAAACGTACATGCAGCTGGACAAAAAGCATGGCAAAAAATTGTCTGCACAAAAATCCCTTCGCATCAAGATCACCTTCAGATTAATTTGGTGTGAAGAGTAAAAAGCTAACTACCGTTACATAAATTGAAACCATGACATCGCAGATTTCACCATCGATTGTGGACTTTGCCACAGCGCGATAGGTTAAAAAAGAAATTCCTATCCCAAGCGAGGCCCACTCCACCATTTGTTTTGGTTATTAGTTCAAAGTACATCTCGCAACGGCATGTCTCGTTGGTTgtgcggagaaaaaaaaaacagagaccAATATGCAAAGAGGTCAGAGCAGCGTAAGATGTTGTGAACACCAAACACATAACAAGCGAGACAAGCTCTGGCTTCGTATTCTCATCTTCCACCGTAATTCCTCATAATGCGCAACACAATCAGCGACGATAGATAAATCTAGCCAGAAGCCCATCATGCCCCGTAGGTATCTcgcatcatttttcaaccttgcTCTTGCCAGCTCAGCACGACTTTGTGACGACTTCTGGGATAGTTTTTTGCTGTACTAGCATTATTTTTCCCCCGGCTACATGGCGGTGCTTTCTACCGTCACAACAATCGTCACCTCGTCTTATGCAAACGCATTGTTTCGTGCTTTCTCAGTAATAACCAATGGGGGTCGGGCGCCTCACATACAGCCCCCCAACACGGATGCCTTCATTACCTTCTCCCGTGGAACAGTAGTTTTCTGCTGATGGACTGTTTCCCACCtgcttgggggggggggcagaaaaaaagccaccgaacGGGGCAGGTGATGCGGGGATAATTTCATTAACATGCTGCCCATGAATGTTAATAGTTCGGTGTGACGCTGCACGGAAAGCGTTGGCAGCTGTACCGCGAGTTGATTGGACCACTCTGTGCTTGTGGGATTTtagtgtaagggtttttttttcttccattccatGGATCACGGACAAACTCACTGGCTGGCGATCGTAAAGGCGTTCGATGAAAGCAGGTGACGAGCGCGAGAAAGTGAAAACAGCCGTCATATCTGTGAAAACGTTGATATGCCGGCGGAAATTGTCCAACACTTGGcgcaggagaagaaaaaaaaagccccacaaaTGACTCCAGTTAGTGATCGTGGGAAAACTGTTAGTGCGTGTTCAGCTAGGATCTGGCGATAAATGGTTAGAAAAATAAAGTGGTTAATAGACTACTGCCtattcccgtttttttttgtagttgtttaattttaaaatgcaagTTTAAATTATAACAGGTTGGCTGATTGGGGCCAGCTAATACACGCCATTCTTTGCATTACGAAGATCGTTGCCCATAACCAGTTTAATCACGATACAATTTATGTAGCAATAAAGAAAACGACTAACTTTTATGCCACGTTCAATTGTGCGCCAAATAAGCAGCTCGTTGAATTCGTCTCCCCAGCAGCGTGCCCCGTTTCGGTTGTTCCAGTTACCGAAATACCAATCGTGACTTAAAATCTGGCCTGTTACGATCCAACGTTAAGATTTACGACGGAATCGCCTTCTAGAATTCAGGTTCACCCGTCAGGCAGGAGttcaggagaaaaaaacgtgccCGACGTGATGGACGTTCGTTCGCCGGTCGCTCGGTTAATAGCAACACATTCCTCATCAACATATTTTCTATGCTGATTCATTATGCGAGCGATGGCTGAATGCGGCTTGCTGGAAGTCCAAAGAATCGCCAAGACCGTGTGGGGTGGCCGAGATGTTGGCTCGATCTATGCAGACGATCACGCCGCCGGAACGATCGCCATCTCCTGCGGGTCACTTCACGCTCCATGTGCTTTCGGTTGCTCCGGTGTTCATGTAGGCCTCTGGTTTTTGAGGTCATTACCGGCGTGGACACGGTGTTTGTGGCTTTTGCATTGGTTTCGATGGCGATACGCACCGATCACGGTACGTGAAGGGCTTGATCTAAGGCCCTGCACTATGAATTGTTTTCCCGAAGCGACGAACCGTAGGAGATGACGACAAACGATCTTTTCAGCGCTTGAAGAAATACGCGTTTGGTGCATTCAAATACGCTTCTTGCATATTTGAGTGACTAATAGTTTTACCACCCGAGTGCAGTTTCCCTCTTAGAGCTGGTTGCGGGTAGCGTGGAGATAAGAAGATACCTTTACCAGCCTGTCACGTCGGATGCGATGTGCATCAAGTgtttgcaacgaaaaaaatgcaccgtgCGCACTTGTGAGGTAAACGATCCTTCTTGGCCGCTAGTTGAGCTACCAGTAGaccgcgaacgaaaacaaGAGATGCATTCTATTAGCTTCTATTAGCTTTTCGCCCCGGAGATGTGCTACACAACAAAGGCAATCGACGACAGCTACTCCCTgttggaagcaaacaaacggagTGCTTCCGGtgatgaatattaatttcttTAAGCTATTGTTTTACAGTTCATGCCATCGGTGAGTCATGTCCGGCAGTACGATTATTTATTGCGCTTTCGGTAAGAAGGGACCGGAGAAGAGTATCGATCATTTGCTTTAGAATAGCACGAAACCGCTAGGCACTATTTATCTTCGATGCACTAATTAAGTAAACGTTAGGTGATCATCTCTGGGAGTTGTTTTGTATGCAGGTCAAGGCATGTGCTACATATATTCTTagttgtatgtttttttctaatttcaaTCCCGCATAAGCACTTGAGAAACGAGTGAACGATGCAATCCACGTTGATTTATTAGCTAGCATCGCTCTTGTAATGGGCACATGGGTTTCCCTCgatcgaatgaaaatgaatgccTTCATTTTACGACACTCGCTAAGCTTGTGCTAATCTGGTTCGATCGAACGACATTGACCGTGTCCGAGCAATTGCGATAGAGTTCCTTAAAAGTATCACGTTCTGGGCGAAACTtgcagaagaagcaaaaaatcccATTAGGAATATTCAAGCTGAAATCGTGAAAACTACCATCGACGCTGCTAAACGGTGAAATATAATGATCGTAGAAAGCAAACGATCATTATTTTCCACGGTCAGGAGAGTAAAACGATACGATGAAGGTCATGATTGTTGTGACGATCTTGGGTTAGATATGATCTCTGTAGTGGTGACAAACCTCGACAAAAGGTTTGAACTTTAACAAAAAGGCGACACATTGAACAGCTACAAAGAGTAAatgaattaaaagcaaatttcCCTCGCTTTGATGGAGCTGCTTCGTAAATCTAATGGTTCCGAGAATTGAGTGGAtggggcaaacaaaaatcaaattaatgaGCCCAAAATAACTCTCCAATCGTTATATTCTGATTGAGTTTTATTTCCATACACTGGCTAATTATTGCCTCGCGTGAATGGTctcagcgaaagaaaaacggaaaatggttttgcaaaaaataagaTAATTTCCGAAGCCCAGCTTCCGTTGGGTTATTGACCGTTATTCTCGCCGAGTGCGCTCTCGATTTCTCAGCCGGGGAGATTGTTGGAAAACTTCAT
This window harbors:
- the LOC128722097 gene encoding protein crumbs, whose product is MKVRGLVLAPATTLGVFIVVILQCSAPTVTAIQTEKEAYFNGSAYLRLKTPMTLWSYSAISFKSCRGGEILSQRYSGHALLVSVLPDWVSIVLSTPAQPQIEARVAGRLLDNKWHTLEFVYQAGTLYCVIDKQSTPIANQSHNAQLILDAEIKNEAAVLILGKQYAGCLLHGPGLVFNASAMNAEAVVFGPCPLAAGPCTDHDILEGGVPVDYCSHDPCMQHGTCISRSDSYECHCTARFKGKNCEIDMGPPCQSYPCQHGGSCSEDSKGDYRCTCAPGYTGTVCETELSVHPLCEKNPCVNNGTCRVAIVTNTVECDCLKGFIGARCEINWDDCKSNVCLNGGRCIDGVDAFTCDCKGTGYGGTLCQNNIDECLNVPCQNGGTCFDTYGSFLCDCPTGFTGPTCQLGVNECKSQPCQNGGTCIDTREGFKCRCIPGYGGSLCELEPGCGQCPSDSECIAGRCVCKPGTTGLVGLCVEQMTAATIATIIATANAAGTSAQKSQALSNACASQCLNGASCVPAGGAGFGQNLTCLCASGFTGTRCESPIALPYSDSECNCLNGGSCAPNGSTCLCPPGFEGSRCEQVSTGGGVCNPASCAEPFRCIGGKCQCPDNMNCDNPCASSPCLHNGSCYLQGQGYGCQCTSGFEGKRCENDIDECKKDGICGNGICQNTPGSFRCFCTPGYTGLNCDLDVDECLSHPCKHNAECQNKQNDYECICPAGFTGKDCSIDINECENNPCSKGSSCIDLVANFTCMCVPGMTGRLCEIDIDDCESQPCQNGGRCIDQLGGFQCDCNATGYSGIYCQTNINECESNPCTNGAECVDKINDYQCNCFPGYTGKNCEEDIDECETIPCLYGGTCLQRSNYSLYQPLVAAGSKGLLPVHFAQPFSYAIAAGYECICVPGTMGTNCETNVNECESNPCRNGACVDGVGNYTCECDPGFEGSHCETDIDECLKYRPCVHGTCMDGRNNYVCDCDGLWGGKNCSVQLTGCVKEPCLNGGTCVPSLENETQHKFNCSCHQGFQGKTCDTVTTMSLVASSLLVVNTTRDEGYDIYLSFKTTLPNGILAFGNGATSYILVLNNGRLNLHSALLNRWDGVFIGSELNNSKWQKVFVAINSSHLVLSANDEQTIYPINSYEGTNGSNTSFPITYLGGTIPSLAQPYLKHIARASSFVGCMEDVVINGQWVLPGQEQEFTTLHNIDTGCPRTPQCDPNPCHSNGHCTDLWHTFACSCQRPHLGHTCKYNITAATFGHENTTNSAVKVTVSDVARRAIRSVLDISMFIRTRKASGQVFYLGSDPDNQNTNANQSPGDDSYVAAFLSKGELLVRMIFNDTPEGYTVGGNKLDNGYLHLIEVIRNSTLIQVKLNGTEYFRKTLSTSGQLNAQVLYLGGPPPNADWINSLYKDDSEKQYFKGIIQDVQVSNGSHAMIVELYPLGDGTEGLELPAPFGEVSIDRNSVLEGVVTDDLCRSEPCYHDAYCENTWNDFICTCPRGYKGKYCQDIQFCELQKCPMNATCQNLDAGYECISNMTFHDDKEPLVFSFNEPNQKDVSMDTIEISYRTKFGGTLLYVNDGDMYFEISTIRQLVTISWLLSGDLPETHRFEREMTGEDDSYDWHTLLVKVSQGGKLEAGWKGWETAIDPQPSLTADIDYFAFRHLFSGRQQIYLGGMPEMAHIENNSVVSGGIDKGSSFKGCLGETRVGGYLLQYFPHELIYPDTFNLTEPHFTLNSSQPEQGCILCFQQSCKNGGVCSNPSEQYACECPAGYESDDCSQNIDECLSANCMNGATCLDGVANFTCQCVEGFEGQLCEIEINECDSNPCHNGGVCQDLLAGFSCICTEEYAGPQCDVFRLVTCENLPCRNGSRCVDGYNMTTGNNFTCSCSAGFAGPLCDMPFCRLEPCQNGGLCDTEAMIPVCNCLPGYVGMYCETEVNECESVPCLNGGQCIDFINEYRCNCTGTGFDGKNCEHDINECLQDRISCGGRGHCVNTEGSFRCRCEEGMCGKDCAQSDPCQLNPNVCLNGGTCVEDCDHDRRYYCNCTGGYTGVNCSEQTDNSLNEISYLDSVYYYVHNFVGSATLEAEETSGADIALIVVPVVIGILTIAGALIGTFLVMARNKRATRGTYSPSAQEYCNPRLEMDNVLKPPPEERLI